From a single Thalassophryne amazonica chromosome 7, fThaAma1.1, whole genome shotgun sequence genomic region:
- the hdac9b gene encoding histone deacetylase 9-B isoform X2, which yields MLQTIYEGESSFSTTERRVGHQQLFYQSKMHNVNNSVDIKPEEPLAVDHLSPLDLRTDLRMLGPGSDMGLWERQLQQELLLIQKQQQIQKQLLINEFQKQHEKLTRQHQAQLQEHLKLQQELQAMKQQQQELAEKERRLEQQQQQQQNQQEKEQERHRREQHVSSLSLRCRDRSRESAVASTEVKQKLQEFLLSKSAKEPASNGATHSFIHHPKLWYTSSHHMSLDQSSPPLDGTSPTCPYTLPSPVESKDDFPLRKTVSEPNLKVRSRLKQKVAERRSSPMLKRRDGNIVTPYKKRALELMDSTPTKSAPGSGPSSPIGASSALGAENGPSSLPTTTKTERWPSQPRLFGSEASVSMLSLYTSPSLPNISLSLSAATSPISAAMGLKDRSAEIKHGLAAYLLGPVPLPTGLESKVSPSHQALLQHLLQKEQMRQQKILSGQSSAASHPQSPLAMKDRPSSGRPKLPKHRPLNRTQSAPLPQNTLAQLVIQQQHQHFLERQKQYQQQVHINKLLSKSIEQLRQPSAHLQESEEELEEQYREQVESMQEDTLPPRGVIRKHMLSSSSSGGSNGKLPEAHCGVIKVKEEPADSEDEALANQSLESEQSAYLHQVKGRLVIRAMI from the exons TAGACATTAAGCCAGAGGAGCCACTAGCGGTGGATCACTTGTCCCCACTGGACCTGCGCACAGACCTCAGGATGCTGGGACCGGGCTCGGACATGGGACTGTGGGAGAGACAGCTGCAGCAGGAGTTGCTGCTCATTCAGAAGCAGCAGCAGATACAGAAACAGCTACTTATCAACGAGTTCCAGAAGCAGCATGAGAAGTTGACCCGTCAGCACCAGGCTCAGCTCCAAGAGCACCTGAAG CTCCAGCAGGAGCtccaggccatgaagcagcagcagcaggaacttgCAGAAAAAGAGCGTCGcttggagcagcagcagcagcagcagcagaaccaGCAGGAGAAGGAGCAGGAGAGGCATCGGCGAGAACAGCATGTCTCCAGCTTGAGCCTCAGGTGTAGGGACCGCTCCCGAGAAA GTGCAGTGGCCAGCACCGAAGTGAAGCAGAAACTCCAAGAGTTTCTGTTAAGCAAGTCAGCTAAGGAGCCTGCAAGTAACGGAGCCACTCACTCGTTCATCCACCACCCAAAACTCTGGTACAC GTCCTCTCACCACATGTCATTGGACCAAAGCTCTCCACCTCTGGATGGCACGTCCCCTACTTGTCCGTACACGCTGCCTTCACCTGTAGAGAGCAAGGACGACTTCCCCTTGAGGAAGACAG TCTCTGAGCCCAACTTGAAGGTACGATCCAGACTGAAACAGAAGGTGGCAGAGAGGAGGAGCAGCCCGATGCTGAAGAGGAGAGATGGAAACATTGTGACGCCTTACAAGAAGCGGGCCCTGGAACTGATGG ACTCAACACCCACTAAAAGTGCTCCTGGCTCAGGCCCCAGCTCACCCATTGGGGCCTCCAGTGCCTTAGGGGCAGAAAACGGACCCTCCTCTCTACCTACGACCACAAAAACAGag AGATGGCCTTCGCAGCCCAGACTGTTCGGATCCGAGGCCTCCGTGTCCATGCTGAGCTTATACACCTCCCCCTCCTTACCCAACATCTCCCTCAGTCTCTCAGCTGCAACCTCACCCATTAGT GCTGCCATGGGGTTAAAGGACAGATCAGCAGAAATAAAGCACGGTCTGGCCGCGTACCTCCTGGGTCCTGTGCCGCTTCCAACAGGCCTGGAGTCAAAGGTGAGCCCCAGTCATCAGGCTCTCCTCCAGCACCTTCTCCAGAAGGAGCAGATGAGGCAGCAGAAGATCCTCTCTG GCCAAAGCTCCGCTGCTTCGCACCCACAGTCCCCTCTGGCGATGAAAGACCGCCCATCCAGTGGACGGCCTAAACTCCCAAAACACCGACCCTTGAATAGGACCCAGTCTGCACCACTGCCTCAAAACACGCTGGCACAACTGGTCATCCAACAGCAGCACCAGCACTTCCTGGAGAGACAAAAGCAGTATCAGCAGCAGGTCCATATAAATAAG CTGTTGTCCAAGTCCATCGAGCAGTTACGTCAGccgagcgcacacctgcaggaaTCTGAGGAAGAGCTGGAGGAGCAATACAGGGAGCAGGTGGAGAGCATGCAGGAGGACACACTGCCCCCCAGAGGAGTCATCAGGAAACACATGCTCAGCAGTAGCAGCAGCGGCGGATCTAACGGGAAGCTCCCCGAGGCTCACTGCGGGGTCATCAAGGTCAAGGAGGAGCCGGCTGATAGCGAGGATGAGGCTCTGGCCAATCAGAGCTTAGAGTCAGAGCAGAGTGCCTATCTTCACCAGGTCAAAGGACGACTGGTGATAAGAGCAATGATCTGA
- the hdac9b gene encoding histone deacetylase 9-B isoform X3: MLGPGSDMGLWERQLQQELLLIQKQQQIQKQLLINEFQKQHEKLTRQHQAQLQEHLKLQQELQAMKQQQQELAEKERRLEQQQQQQQNQQEKEQERHRREQHVSSLSLRCRDRSRESVTGAVASTEVKQKLQEFLLSKSAKEPASNGATHSFIHHPKLWYTSSHHMSLDQSSPPLDGTSPTCPYTLPSPVESKDDFPLRKTVSEPNLKVRSRLKQKVAERRSSPMLKRRDGNIVTPYKKRALELMDSTPTKSAPGSGPSSPIGASSALGAENGPSSLPTTTKTERWPSQPRLFGSEASVSMLSLYTSPSLPNISLSLSAATSPISAAMGLKDRSAEIKHGLAAYLLGPVPLPTGLESKVSPSHQALLQHLLQKEQMRQQKILSGQSSAASHPQSPLAMKDRPSSGRPKLPKHRPLNRTQSAPLPQNTLAQLVIQQQHQHFLERQKQYQQQVHINKLLSKSIEQLRQPSAHLQESEEELEEQYREQVESMQEDTLPPRGVIRKHMLSSSSSGGSNGKLPEAHCGVIKVKEEPADSEDEALANQSLESEQSAYLHQVKGRLVIRAMI; the protein is encoded by the exons ATGCTGGGACCGGGCTCGGACATGGGACTGTGGGAGAGACAGCTGCAGCAGGAGTTGCTGCTCATTCAGAAGCAGCAGCAGATACAGAAACAGCTACTTATCAACGAGTTCCAGAAGCAGCATGAGAAGTTGACCCGTCAGCACCAGGCTCAGCTCCAAGAGCACCTGAAG CTCCAGCAGGAGCtccaggccatgaagcagcagcagcaggaacttgCAGAAAAAGAGCGTCGcttggagcagcagcagcagcagcagcagaaccaGCAGGAGAAGGAGCAGGAGAGGCATCGGCGAGAACAGCATGTCTCCAGCTTGAGCCTCAGGTGTAGGGACCGCTCCCGAGAAAGT GTCACAGGTGCAGTGGCCAGCACCGAAGTGAAGCAGAAACTCCAAGAGTTTCTGTTAAGCAAGTCAGCTAAGGAGCCTGCAAGTAACGGAGCCACTCACTCGTTCATCCACCACCCAAAACTCTGGTACAC GTCCTCTCACCACATGTCATTGGACCAAAGCTCTCCACCTCTGGATGGCACGTCCCCTACTTGTCCGTACACGCTGCCTTCACCTGTAGAGAGCAAGGACGACTTCCCCTTGAGGAAGACAG TCTCTGAGCCCAACTTGAAGGTACGATCCAGACTGAAACAGAAGGTGGCAGAGAGGAGGAGCAGCCCGATGCTGAAGAGGAGAGATGGAAACATTGTGACGCCTTACAAGAAGCGGGCCCTGGAACTGATGG ACTCAACACCCACTAAAAGTGCTCCTGGCTCAGGCCCCAGCTCACCCATTGGGGCCTCCAGTGCCTTAGGGGCAGAAAACGGACCCTCCTCTCTACCTACGACCACAAAAACAGag AGATGGCCTTCGCAGCCCAGACTGTTCGGATCCGAGGCCTCCGTGTCCATGCTGAGCTTATACACCTCCCCCTCCTTACCCAACATCTCCCTCAGTCTCTCAGCTGCAACCTCACCCATTAGT GCTGCCATGGGGTTAAAGGACAGATCAGCAGAAATAAAGCACGGTCTGGCCGCGTACCTCCTGGGTCCTGTGCCGCTTCCAACAGGCCTGGAGTCAAAGGTGAGCCCCAGTCATCAGGCTCTCCTCCAGCACCTTCTCCAGAAGGAGCAGATGAGGCAGCAGAAGATCCTCTCTG GCCAAAGCTCCGCTGCTTCGCACCCACAGTCCCCTCTGGCGATGAAAGACCGCCCATCCAGTGGACGGCCTAAACTCCCAAAACACCGACCCTTGAATAGGACCCAGTCTGCACCACTGCCTCAAAACACGCTGGCACAACTGGTCATCCAACAGCAGCACCAGCACTTCCTGGAGAGACAAAAGCAGTATCAGCAGCAGGTCCATATAAATAAG CTGTTGTCCAAGTCCATCGAGCAGTTACGTCAGccgagcgcacacctgcaggaaTCTGAGGAAGAGCTGGAGGAGCAATACAGGGAGCAGGTGGAGAGCATGCAGGAGGACACACTGCCCCCCAGAGGAGTCATCAGGAAACACATGCTCAGCAGTAGCAGCAGCGGCGGATCTAACGGGAAGCTCCCCGAGGCTCACTGCGGGGTCATCAAGGTCAAGGAGGAGCCGGCTGATAGCGAGGATGAGGCTCTGGCCAATCAGAGCTTAGAGTCAGAGCAGAGTGCCTATCTTCACCAGGTCAAAGGACGACTGGTGATAAGAGCAATGATCTGA
- the hdac9b gene encoding histone deacetylase 9-B isoform X1, which translates to MLQTIYEGESSFSTTERRVGHQQLFYQSKMHNVNNSVDIKPEEPLAVDHLSPLDLRTDLRMLGPGSDMGLWERQLQQELLLIQKQQQIQKQLLINEFQKQHEKLTRQHQAQLQEHLKLQQELQAMKQQQQELAEKERRLEQQQQQQQNQQEKEQERHRREQHVSSLSLRCRDRSRESVTGAVASTEVKQKLQEFLLSKSAKEPASNGATHSFIHHPKLWYTSSHHMSLDQSSPPLDGTSPTCPYTLPSPVESKDDFPLRKTVSEPNLKVRSRLKQKVAERRSSPMLKRRDGNIVTPYKKRALELMDSTPTKSAPGSGPSSPIGASSALGAENGPSSLPTTTKTERWPSQPRLFGSEASVSMLSLYTSPSLPNISLSLSAATSPISAAMGLKDRSAEIKHGLAAYLLGPVPLPTGLESKVSPSHQALLQHLLQKEQMRQQKILSGQSSAASHPQSPLAMKDRPSSGRPKLPKHRPLNRTQSAPLPQNTLAQLVIQQQHQHFLERQKQYQQQVHINKLLSKSIEQLRQPSAHLQESEEELEEQYREQVESMQEDTLPPRGVIRKHMLSSSSSGGSNGKLPEAHCGVIKVKEEPADSEDEALANQSLESEQSAYLHQVKGRLVIRAMI; encoded by the exons TAGACATTAAGCCAGAGGAGCCACTAGCGGTGGATCACTTGTCCCCACTGGACCTGCGCACAGACCTCAGGATGCTGGGACCGGGCTCGGACATGGGACTGTGGGAGAGACAGCTGCAGCAGGAGTTGCTGCTCATTCAGAAGCAGCAGCAGATACAGAAACAGCTACTTATCAACGAGTTCCAGAAGCAGCATGAGAAGTTGACCCGTCAGCACCAGGCTCAGCTCCAAGAGCACCTGAAG CTCCAGCAGGAGCtccaggccatgaagcagcagcagcaggaacttgCAGAAAAAGAGCGTCGcttggagcagcagcagcagcagcagcagaaccaGCAGGAGAAGGAGCAGGAGAGGCATCGGCGAGAACAGCATGTCTCCAGCTTGAGCCTCAGGTGTAGGGACCGCTCCCGAGAAAGT GTCACAGGTGCAGTGGCCAGCACCGAAGTGAAGCAGAAACTCCAAGAGTTTCTGTTAAGCAAGTCAGCTAAGGAGCCTGCAAGTAACGGAGCCACTCACTCGTTCATCCACCACCCAAAACTCTGGTACAC GTCCTCTCACCACATGTCATTGGACCAAAGCTCTCCACCTCTGGATGGCACGTCCCCTACTTGTCCGTACACGCTGCCTTCACCTGTAGAGAGCAAGGACGACTTCCCCTTGAGGAAGACAG TCTCTGAGCCCAACTTGAAGGTACGATCCAGACTGAAACAGAAGGTGGCAGAGAGGAGGAGCAGCCCGATGCTGAAGAGGAGAGATGGAAACATTGTGACGCCTTACAAGAAGCGGGCCCTGGAACTGATGG ACTCAACACCCACTAAAAGTGCTCCTGGCTCAGGCCCCAGCTCACCCATTGGGGCCTCCAGTGCCTTAGGGGCAGAAAACGGACCCTCCTCTCTACCTACGACCACAAAAACAGag AGATGGCCTTCGCAGCCCAGACTGTTCGGATCCGAGGCCTCCGTGTCCATGCTGAGCTTATACACCTCCCCCTCCTTACCCAACATCTCCCTCAGTCTCTCAGCTGCAACCTCACCCATTAGT GCTGCCATGGGGTTAAAGGACAGATCAGCAGAAATAAAGCACGGTCTGGCCGCGTACCTCCTGGGTCCTGTGCCGCTTCCAACAGGCCTGGAGTCAAAGGTGAGCCCCAGTCATCAGGCTCTCCTCCAGCACCTTCTCCAGAAGGAGCAGATGAGGCAGCAGAAGATCCTCTCTG GCCAAAGCTCCGCTGCTTCGCACCCACAGTCCCCTCTGGCGATGAAAGACCGCCCATCCAGTGGACGGCCTAAACTCCCAAAACACCGACCCTTGAATAGGACCCAGTCTGCACCACTGCCTCAAAACACGCTGGCACAACTGGTCATCCAACAGCAGCACCAGCACTTCCTGGAGAGACAAAAGCAGTATCAGCAGCAGGTCCATATAAATAAG CTGTTGTCCAAGTCCATCGAGCAGTTACGTCAGccgagcgcacacctgcaggaaTCTGAGGAAGAGCTGGAGGAGCAATACAGGGAGCAGGTGGAGAGCATGCAGGAGGACACACTGCCCCCCAGAGGAGTCATCAGGAAACACATGCTCAGCAGTAGCAGCAGCGGCGGATCTAACGGGAAGCTCCCCGAGGCTCACTGCGGGGTCATCAAGGTCAAGGAGGAGCCGGCTGATAGCGAGGATGAGGCTCTGGCCAATCAGAGCTTAGAGTCAGAGCAGAGTGCCTATCTTCACCAGGTCAAAGGACGACTGGTGATAAGAGCAATGATCTGA